A stretch of Eleutherodactylus coqui strain aEleCoq1 chromosome 2, aEleCoq1.hap1, whole genome shotgun sequence DNA encodes these proteins:
- the RPS16 gene encoding small ribosomal subunit protein uS9 produces the protein MPAKGPLQSVQVFGRKKTATAVAHCKRGNGLIKVNGRPLEMIEPATLQYKLLEPVLLLGKERFAGVDIRVRVKGGGHVAQVYAIRQAISKSLVAYYQKYVDEASKKEIKDILIQYDRTLLVADPRRCESKKFGGPGARARYQKSYR, from the exons ATGCCGGCTAAGGGTCCCCTGCAGTCCGTCCAGGTTTTCGGACGTAAG AAAACTGCAACTGCTGTTGCTCACTGCAAAAGAGGTAATGGCCTCATTAAGGTGAACGGACGACCCCTCGAGATGATTGAACCAGCGACTCTGCAGTACAAG CTACTGGAGCCGGTTCTTCTCTTGGGCAAGGAGCGGTTTGCTGGTGTGGACATCCGAGTCCGTGTGAAGGGTGGTGGGCACGTTGCACAAGTCTATG ccatccgTCAAGCAATTTCCAAGTCACTTGTGGCTTATTACCAAAAAT ATGTTGATGAGGCTTCCAAGAAAGAAATAAAGGATATTCTCATTCAGTATGACAGGACTCTCCTGGTTGCAGATCCTCGTCGCTGCGAGTCCAAGAAGTTTGGTGGACCTGGAGCCCGTGCCCGCTACCAGAAGTCTTACCGTTAA